One window from the genome of Nocardioides panaciterrulae encodes:
- the prfB gene encoding peptide chain release factor 2, whose protein sequence is MAGPDFDTEIKQLQATMHTVEQVLDVDAMRKEVADLGEQVAAPDLWDDQANATRVTGRLSALQGELERFSNLMSRVDDLEALVELGQDEGDADSMAEAETELVRIKKAVEALEVRTLLSGEYDAREALVTIRAGAGGVDAADFAEMLMRMYTRWAEQHKYPVEVFDTSYAEEAGLKSATFAIHAPYAYGTLSVEAGTHRLVRISPFDNQGRRQTSFAAVEVVPVLEQTDEIDVPDEEIRVDVYRSGGPGGQSVNTTDSAVRLTHLPTGTVVSCQNEKSQLQNKASAMVVLKAKLLALKKAEEKAHLDEMRGDVAASWGDQMRNYVLNPYQIVKDLRTGYEVGNPAAVFDGDLDGFLEAGIRWRRGADKAAAN, encoded by the coding sequence GTGGCAGGCCCCGACTTCGACACCGAGATCAAGCAGCTCCAGGCAACGATGCACACCGTCGAGCAGGTGCTCGACGTGGACGCCATGCGCAAGGAGGTCGCCGACCTCGGCGAGCAGGTCGCCGCACCCGACCTGTGGGACGACCAGGCCAACGCCACCCGGGTGACCGGCCGGCTCTCCGCGCTCCAGGGTGAGCTGGAGCGGTTCAGCAACCTCATGAGCCGCGTCGACGACCTCGAGGCGCTCGTCGAGCTCGGGCAGGACGAGGGCGACGCCGACTCGATGGCCGAGGCCGAGACCGAGCTCGTGCGGATCAAGAAGGCCGTCGAGGCCCTCGAGGTCCGCACCCTGCTCTCCGGCGAGTACGACGCCCGCGAGGCGCTGGTGACCATCCGCGCCGGAGCCGGTGGCGTCGACGCCGCCGACTTCGCCGAGATGCTGATGCGGATGTACACGCGCTGGGCCGAGCAGCACAAGTACCCGGTCGAGGTCTTCGACACCTCCTACGCCGAGGAGGCCGGCCTGAAGTCGGCCACCTTCGCGATCCACGCGCCCTACGCCTACGGCACCCTGTCCGTCGAGGCCGGCACCCACCGGCTGGTCCGGATCAGCCCGTTCGACAACCAGGGCCGCCGCCAGACCAGCTTCGCCGCGGTCGAGGTGGTGCCGGTGCTGGAGCAGACCGACGAGATCGACGTCCCCGACGAGGAGATCCGCGTCGACGTCTACCGCTCGGGCGGCCCCGGCGGCCAGTCGGTCAACACCACCGACTCCGCCGTACGCCTGACCCACCTGCCCACCGGCACGGTCGTCAGCTGCCAGAACGAGAAGAGCCAGCTGCAGAACAAGGCCAGCGCGATGGTCGTGCTCAAGGCCAAGCTGCTCGCGCTGAAGAAGGCCGAGGAGAAGGCCCACCTCGACGAGATGCGCGGCGACGTCGCGGCGTCGTGGGGCGACCAGATGCGCAACTACGTGCTGAACCCCTACCAGATCGTCAAGGACCTGCGCACCGGCTACGAGGTCGGCAACCCGGCCGCCGTGTTCGACGGCGACCTCGACGGCTTCCTCGAGGCCGGCATCCGCTGGCGCCGCGGCGCCGACAAGGCCGCCGCTAACTGA
- a CDS encoding pilus assembly protein TadG-related protein: MYVQPAGAPVGPRPRPRPRPRSRSRPEQGQATVMIIGLAVVLAMLVAVVVDASAAYLQRQGLDTVADGAALSGADLGATGQETYTTGVPEEELRLTPEAVRDAVRAYLAATGAYAHYPGLTFDVAVDANEHRVLVEVRAPIDLPLTVPGAPGRASIGATGSAVVAVDRP; encoded by the coding sequence ATGTATGTTCAACCGGCGGGGGCACCTGTCGGCCCCCGCCCCCGCCCCCGCCCCCGCCCCCGCTCCCGCTCCCGCCCCGAGCAGGGCCAGGCGACCGTCATGATCATCGGCCTCGCGGTCGTGCTGGCGATGCTCGTGGCGGTGGTCGTCGACGCGTCCGCGGCGTACCTGCAGCGTCAGGGCCTCGACACCGTCGCCGACGGTGCGGCGCTGAGTGGCGCCGACCTCGGGGCGACGGGGCAGGAGACCTACACGACCGGTGTGCCCGAGGAGGAGCTGCGGCTCACGCCCGAGGCGGTCCGGGACGCGGTGCGTGCCTACCTCGCGGCCACCGGTGCCTACGCGCACTACCCGGGGCTCACCTTCGACGTCGCCGTCGACGCCAACGAGCACCGGGTGCTGGTGGAGGTCCGCGCCCCGATCGACCTCCCGCTCACCGTCCCCGGCGCGCCGGGCCGGGCCTCGATCGGCGCCACCGGCTCGGCCGTGGTCGCCGTGGACCGGCCCTGA
- a CDS encoding TadE/TadG family type IV pilus assembly protein has translation MLVIRGRRLERGAAVVDFVLVLVVLVPLFLGIVQVGLVLLVRNTLAAAASEGARYAATRDADLAQGAARTREQIAGALTGRFAEDVAVRRTAVDGAPGVEVVVHARVPALGLGGPAVELTVSGHAVEEQP, from the coding sequence ATGCTCGTCATTCGGGGCCGGCGCCTCGAACGGGGCGCCGCGGTCGTCGACTTCGTGCTGGTGCTCGTCGTGCTGGTGCCGCTGTTCCTGGGGATCGTGCAGGTCGGGCTGGTGCTGCTCGTGCGCAACACGCTCGCGGCCGCGGCCTCGGAGGGCGCGCGGTATGCCGCCACCCGCGACGCCGACCTCGCCCAGGGGGCGGCCCGCACCCGCGAGCAGATCGCGGGCGCGCTCACCGGACGCTTCGCCGAGGACGTCGCCGTACGCCGGACCGCGGTCGACGGCGCCCCCGGCGTGGAGGTGGTGGTCCACGCCCGGGTCCCCGCGCTCGGCCTGGGCGGTCCCGCGGTGGAGCTCACCGTCAGCGGGCACGCGGTGGAGGAGCAGCCATGA
- a CDS encoding type II secretion system F family protein, with protein sequence MTPAAWGGLLGAVLGAGLLVVAGRVAALRRTQLSVRVLPYVRDLPQVGQARGLRPVPGPATSAAAGVFGPPLRSAADAVERVLGGAASVRRRLERADLDKSVHDFRVEQVLWGLAGFAIAAAYGVLRALTDPSGGLVSLVLCLVAFVTGVLARDTHLSGQVKRRERQILAEFPTLAELLALAVAAGESPVAALDRVVRRSGGALSTDLARVLAAIRTGEPVGAAFDRMAAASGLPLVARFAQGIAVAVERGTPLADVLHAQAADVREAGRRELIEVAARKEVLMMVPVVFLVLPVTVLFAFWPGVIGLHLATP encoded by the coding sequence GTGACCCCGGCGGCGTGGGGCGGGCTCCTCGGCGCGGTGCTGGGGGCCGGGCTGCTGGTCGTGGCCGGCCGGGTCGCCGCCCTGCGCCGCACCCAGCTGTCGGTGCGCGTGCTGCCCTACGTCCGCGACCTGCCGCAGGTGGGGCAGGCCCGCGGGCTGCGCCCGGTGCCGGGTCCGGCGACGTCCGCGGCCGCCGGCGTGTTCGGCCCGCCGCTGCGCTCGGCCGCGGACGCGGTGGAGCGGGTGCTCGGCGGGGCCGCGTCGGTCCGGCGGCGCCTCGAACGCGCCGACCTCGACAAGAGCGTCCACGACTTCCGCGTGGAACAGGTCCTGTGGGGACTCGCGGGGTTCGCGATCGCCGCGGCGTACGGCGTGCTCCGGGCCCTCACCGACCCGTCCGGCGGGCTCGTGTCCCTGGTCCTGTGCCTCGTCGCGTTCGTCACCGGGGTGCTGGCCCGGGACACCCACCTGTCCGGCCAGGTGAAGCGTCGCGAGCGGCAGATCCTCGCGGAGTTCCCCACCCTGGCCGAGCTGCTGGCGCTCGCCGTGGCGGCCGGGGAGAGCCCGGTCGCGGCGCTGGACCGGGTGGTCCGCCGTAGCGGCGGGGCCCTCTCCACCGACCTGGCCCGGGTGCTCGCGGCCATCCGCACCGGCGAGCCGGTCGGCGCCGCGTTCGACCGGATGGCCGCCGCCAGCGGGCTGCCGCTGGTCGCCCGGTTCGCGCAGGGGATCGCGGTGGCGGTCGAGCGCGGCACACCGCTGGCCGACGTGCTGCACGCGCAGGCCGCCGACGTCCGCGAGGCGGGTCGGCGCGAGCTGATCGAGGTCGCCGCGCGCAAGGAGGTGCTGATGATGGTGCCGGTGGTGTTCCTCGTGCTCCCCGTCACCGTCCTGTTCGCCTTCTGGCCCGGCGTCATCGGCCTCCACCTGGCGACCCCCTGA
- a CDS encoding type II secretion system F family protein: protein MGALVGLGVGIGLLLVWSAFFLPRRQRPATRRPGRTAQLLARAGLGQVSVTGFVLLCVCLGVVATLLVEVVSRTPPVALAFGLMGAWSPVAVVSGRARRRQREFAEVWPEAVDNLASAVRAGMSLPDALAALGHRGPEPLRPAFDAFALDYQVTGRFGECLDRLKDRLADPVGDRVVEGLRIAREVGGGQLGRLLRNLSGYLRDEARTRSEMESRQSWTVNGARLAVASPWLVLLFMSFQSEIIHRYASPGGVAVLVFGAVACVVAYRLMMRIGRLPAERRILS from the coding sequence ATGGGCGCGCTGGTCGGGCTGGGTGTGGGGATCGGGCTGCTGCTGGTCTGGTCGGCGTTCTTCCTGCCCCGCCGGCAGCGGCCGGCGACGCGACGCCCCGGCCGGACCGCGCAGCTGCTGGCCCGGGCCGGTCTGGGCCAGGTGTCGGTGACCGGGTTCGTGCTGCTGTGTGTCTGCCTCGGGGTCGTGGCGACCCTGCTGGTCGAGGTGGTCTCCCGGACGCCGCCGGTGGCGCTCGCGTTCGGCTTGATGGGGGCCTGGTCACCGGTGGCGGTGGTGTCCGGTCGGGCCCGGCGCCGGCAGCGGGAGTTCGCCGAGGTCTGGCCCGAGGCCGTGGACAACCTCGCGTCGGCGGTCCGGGCCGGCATGTCGTTGCCCGACGCCCTGGCCGCCCTCGGCCACCGCGGTCCCGAGCCGCTGCGGCCGGCGTTCGACGCGTTCGCGCTCGACTACCAGGTGACCGGCCGCTTCGGGGAGTGCCTCGACCGGCTCAAGGACCGGCTGGCCGACCCGGTGGGCGACCGGGTGGTGGAGGGGCTGCGCATCGCCCGCGAGGTCGGGGGCGGCCAGCTCGGCCGGCTGCTGCGCAACCTCTCCGGCTACCTGCGCGACGAGGCCCGCACCCGCTCGGAGATGGAGTCCCGGCAGTCGTGGACCGTCAACGGGGCCCGGCTGGCCGTCGCCTCGCCGTGGCTGGTGCTGCTGTTCATGTCGTTCCAGTCCGAGATCATCCACCGCTACGCCTCGCCCGGCGGCGTGGCGGTGCTGGTCTTCGGCGCGGTCGCCTGCGTGGTGGCCTACCGGCTGATGATGCGGATCGGGCGGCTGCCCGCCGAGCGGCGGATCCTCTCGTGA
- a CDS encoding CpaF family protein, with product MTAADAHGELVELLDGHVRDLVRREGVDPQRDAGVVRRIAESVVREHDERSLTGVVAPVADVDAVVGELVARVSGFGPLQPFLDDPEVEEVWINDPSRVFLARNGRHELTNLVLTAAQVTELVERMLKSSGRRIDLSQPFVDAMLPQGHRLHVVLEGISRGFSAVNIRKFVLRAARLSDLVELGSLTATAAAFLEASVRAGLNVLVAGGTQAGKTTMLNCLAAAIPGGERVISAEEVFELRFPHPDWVPLQTRQSGLEGTGEIRLRDLVKESLRMRPSRIIVGEVRSEECLDLLLALNAGLPGMCTIHANSAREALVKMCTLPLLAGENISARFVVPTVASSVDLVVHLGLGHDGVRRVNEIVAVPGRAENDVIETEPVFHRRGGELRHAGGMPPRTELYEQVGIDVHRILARDGVA from the coding sequence GTGACTGCCGCGGACGCGCACGGCGAGCTGGTCGAGCTGCTCGACGGCCACGTGCGTGACCTGGTGCGCCGCGAGGGCGTGGACCCGCAGCGCGACGCCGGGGTCGTACGCCGGATCGCCGAGAGCGTGGTCCGCGAGCACGACGAGCGCAGCCTGACCGGGGTGGTCGCGCCGGTCGCGGACGTCGACGCGGTGGTGGGCGAGCTGGTCGCCCGGGTCTCCGGGTTCGGCCCGCTCCAGCCCTTCCTCGACGATCCGGAGGTCGAGGAGGTGTGGATCAATGATCCGAGCCGGGTGTTCCTCGCCCGCAACGGCCGCCACGAGCTGACCAACCTGGTGCTGACCGCCGCCCAGGTGACCGAGCTGGTCGAGCGGATGCTGAAGTCCAGCGGCCGGCGGATCGACCTGAGCCAGCCGTTCGTGGACGCGATGCTGCCGCAGGGGCACCGGCTGCACGTGGTCCTCGAGGGGATCAGCCGCGGCTTCTCGGCGGTCAACATCCGCAAGTTCGTGCTGCGGGCCGCGCGGCTGAGCGACCTCGTCGAGCTGGGCAGCCTGACCGCCACCGCCGCGGCGTTCCTCGAGGCCTCGGTGCGCGCCGGGCTCAACGTGCTCGTGGCCGGAGGCACCCAGGCCGGCAAGACCACCATGCTCAACTGCCTGGCCGCCGCGATCCCGGGTGGGGAGCGGGTGATCTCGGCCGAGGAGGTCTTCGAGCTGCGCTTCCCCCACCCCGACTGGGTGCCGTTGCAGACCCGGCAGTCCGGCCTCGAGGGCACCGGCGAGATCCGGCTGCGCGACCTGGTCAAGGAGTCCCTGCGTATGCGGCCGAGCCGGATCATCGTGGGCGAGGTCCGCTCCGAGGAGTGCCTCGACCTGCTGCTCGCCCTGAACGCCGGGTTGCCCGGCATGTGCACGATCCACGCGAACAGCGCACGGGAGGCGCTGGTCAAGATGTGCACGCTCCCGCTGCTGGCCGGGGAGAACATCTCCGCCCGGTTCGTGGTGCCGACGGTCGCGTCGTCGGTCGACCTGGTCGTGCACCTGGGCCTGGGGCACGACGGCGTACGCCGGGTCAACGAGATCGTCGCCGTGCCGGGCCGGGCCGAGAACGACGTCATCGAGACCGAGCCGGTCTTCCACCGGCGTGGCGGCGAGCTGCGGCACGCCGGCGGCATGCCGCCGCGGACGGAGCTCTACGAACAGGTCGGCATCGACGTGCACCGGATCCTCGCCCGGGACGGGGTGGCCTGA
- a CDS encoding cytochrome P450, giving the protein MRNDWSGQVLPHAPGRRRLVGDLAGLAPETAVQTIMARNAASGPIFEQRIFRQKFVFVASGELCAELCDESRFEKALPPALVALRDFAGDGLFTAYNDEPNWQLAHDLLLPAFTRPAMQRYHGVMLQAVRELFEVLPTDGRSVEVAPLMTKLTMETIARTAFSHDFGSFTRPEPHPFVPAMVTALETGRRLGALSSLPGSFLLRRRLRRRNAGHQAYLDSMLDELISERRTGGRHEPDLLGIMLEQAHPETGERLSDRAIRYQILTFLVAGHETTSGALSLALHHLARHPEVLARAQAETDAVLGPDPDAEPAFEQVPRLRFVRRVLDETLRLWPTAPGFARTPREATTLAGYRMRPGDWALVLLPMVHRDPDVWGPDAEAFDPDRFLPERSRGRLKHAYKPFGTGERACIGRQFALHEAVLVLARILHRFDLTGDPAYQLRITERLTLMPRDLRLVLRPRVPAPTAGA; this is encoded by the coding sequence GTGCGCAACGACTGGTCCGGCCAGGTGCTCCCGCACGCCCCCGGGCGGCGCCGCCTCGTCGGCGACCTCGCCGGCCTGGCGCCGGAGACCGCCGTCCAGACGATCATGGCCCGCAACGCGGCCAGCGGGCCGATCTTCGAGCAGCGGATCTTCCGGCAGAAGTTCGTCTTCGTCGCCAGCGGCGAGCTCTGCGCCGAGCTCTGCGACGAGTCCCGGTTCGAGAAGGCGCTGCCGCCCGCGCTGGTGGCGCTGCGGGACTTCGCGGGCGACGGACTGTTCACGGCGTACAACGACGAGCCGAACTGGCAGCTGGCCCACGACCTGCTGCTGCCCGCGTTCACGCGTCCGGCGATGCAGCGCTACCACGGGGTGATGCTGCAGGCGGTGCGCGAGCTCTTCGAGGTGCTGCCCACCGACGGCCGCTCGGTCGAGGTGGCGCCGCTGATGACCAAGCTGACCATGGAGACCATCGCGCGCACCGCGTTCAGCCACGACTTCGGGTCGTTCACCCGGCCCGAGCCGCACCCGTTCGTGCCTGCGATGGTCACCGCGCTGGAGACCGGGCGGCGGCTCGGGGCGCTGTCGTCGCTGCCCGGGTCGTTCCTGCTGCGCCGGCGGCTGCGGCGCCGCAACGCCGGCCACCAGGCCTACCTCGACTCGATGCTCGACGAGCTGATCTCCGAGCGCCGGACCGGCGGGCGCCACGAGCCGGACCTGCTCGGGATCATGCTCGAGCAGGCGCACCCGGAGACCGGCGAGCGGCTCAGCGACCGGGCGATCCGCTACCAGATCCTCACGTTCCTCGTCGCCGGCCACGAGACCACCTCCGGGGCGCTCTCGCTGGCGCTGCACCACCTCGCCCGGCACCCCGAGGTGCTGGCCCGGGCGCAGGCGGAGACCGACGCGGTGCTCGGGCCCGACCCGGACGCCGAGCCGGCCTTCGAGCAGGTGCCCCGGCTCCGCTTCGTACGCCGGGTCCTGGACGAGACGCTGCGGCTGTGGCCGACCGCGCCGGGCTTCGCCCGCACCCCGCGGGAGGCCACGACCCTGGCCGGCTACCGGATGCGGCCGGGGGACTGGGCGCTGGTGCTGCTGCCGATGGTGCACCGCGACCCGGACGTGTGGGGGCCGGACGCCGAGGCGTTCGACCCGGACCGGTTCCTGCCCGAGCGCAGCCGGGGGCGGCTCAAGCACGCCTACAAGCCGTTCGGGACCGGCGAGCGGGCCTGCATCGGCCGACAGTTCGCCCTGCACGAGGCGGTGCTCGTGCTCGCCCGGATCCTGCACCGCTTCGACCTGACCGGCGACCCGGCGTACCAGCTGCGGATCACCGAGCGGCTGACGCTGATGCCCCGCGACCTGCGGCTGGTGCTGCGGCCCCGGGTGCCCGCGCCGACCGCGGGGGCCTGA
- a CDS encoding glycoside hydrolase family 32 protein: MTNHPGGRADPTRPLLHFTAPTGWINDPHGLTFHRGAYHLFHQYVPDSPVWAPHCHWGHAVSTDLLRWEQRPVALAPGDGDDGVWTGCLVTDGAGARILYTSVTHPDLGLGRVRVATPTDDGWDTWKKGDVVLQPPDGLDLVAFRDPFVVREGPGWRMFVGAGTASGEAMALTWTSSDLEAWAYDGVAASRSTTERDPVWMGSLWECPQLVEVDGHTVLLASVWEAEVLHHVGYGLGSSDRGRFVAADWGRLSFGDAYYAPSYFEDSAGRPCLIFWMRGVGGADAGWSGCLSVPYVLSVADGRLRATPHPELAARRGPSPDPEPDLAAGPVDLEWSPDPDGDRLELVPPSGASTSLVVGHGTVTLERPGHADSSMPWSGGDLRVLVDGPVVEVAGADGLLGGALAPPHRLLAGRGALRVWPL, encoded by the coding sequence GTGACGAACCACCCCGGCGGCCGCGCCGACCCGACTCGCCCGCTGCTGCACTTCACCGCGCCCACCGGCTGGATCAACGACCCGCACGGACTGACCTTCCACCGCGGCGCCTACCACCTCTTCCACCAGTACGTGCCGGACAGCCCGGTCTGGGCGCCGCACTGCCACTGGGGCCACGCGGTCAGCACCGACCTGCTGCGCTGGGAGCAGCGGCCCGTGGCCCTCGCCCCCGGCGACGGCGACGACGGCGTCTGGACCGGCTGCCTGGTCACCGACGGGGCCGGCGCCCGCATCCTCTACACCTCCGTGACCCACCCCGACCTCGGGCTCGGCCGGGTCCGGGTGGCGACCCCGACCGACGACGGCTGGGACACCTGGAAGAAGGGCGACGTGGTGCTGCAGCCGCCCGACGGCCTGGACCTGGTCGCCTTCCGCGACCCGTTCGTCGTGCGCGAGGGCCCCGGCTGGCGGATGTTCGTCGGCGCCGGCACCGCGAGCGGCGAGGCGATGGCCCTGACCTGGACGTCGAGCGACCTCGAGGCGTGGGCGTACGACGGGGTCGCGGCCTCGCGGTCGACCACCGAGCGCGACCCGGTCTGGATGGGCTCGCTGTGGGAGTGCCCGCAGCTGGTCGAGGTGGACGGTCACACGGTGCTGCTGGCGTCGGTGTGGGAGGCCGAGGTGCTGCATCACGTCGGCTACGGGCTCGGCTCCTCCGACCGGGGCCGGTTCGTGGCGGCTGACTGGGGTCGGCTCAGCTTCGGTGACGCCTACTACGCCCCGTCGTACTTCGAGGACAGCGCGGGCCGACCCTGCCTGATCTTCTGGATGCGCGGCGTGGGCGGCGCCGACGCGGGCTGGAGCGGCTGCCTGAGCGTGCCGTACGTGCTCTCGGTCGCCGACGGGCGCCTGCGGGCCACCCCGCACCCCGAGCTGGCCGCACGTCGGGGGCCGTCCCCGGACCCGGAGCCCGACCTCGCGGCGGGCCCGGTCGACCTCGAGTGGTCGCCCGACCCGGACGGCGACCGGCTCGAGCTGGTCCCCCCCTCCGGCGCGAGCACCAGCCTCGTGGTCGGGCACGGGACCGTGACCCTCGAGCGGCCTGGCCACGCGGACTCGTCGATGCCCTGGTCAGGGGGCGACCTGCGGGTGCTCGTGGACGGGCCGGTGGTCGAGGTGGCCGGCGCTGACGGGCTGCTGGGCGGTGCGCTCGCACCGCCTCACCGACTGCTCGCCGGCCGCGGGGCCCTGCGCGTCTGGCCGCTCTGA
- a CDS encoding HAD-IIA family hydrolase yields the protein MTSTRPVHTWLTDMDGVLVHEEVPIPGAQEFIEALKASGLRFLVLTNNSIFTPRDLRARLLGSGIDVPEEAIWTSALATAQFLADQRPHGTAYVVGEAGLTTALHDIGYVMTDRDPDYVVLGETRTYSFEAITRAIRLIEGGARFIATNPDPSGPSIQGTLPATGSVAALISTATGRQPYFVGKPNALMMRSALNRLEAHSETTVMVGDRMDTDIISGLEAGLRTVLVTTGSTRPDQVETFPYRPTRVVDSVADLVEVVQQRS from the coding sequence ATGACCTCGACCCGCCCGGTGCATACGTGGCTGACCGACATGGACGGCGTGCTGGTCCACGAGGAGGTGCCGATCCCTGGCGCGCAGGAGTTCATCGAGGCGCTGAAGGCCTCGGGGCTGCGCTTCCTGGTGCTGACCAACAACTCGATCTTCACCCCGCGCGACCTGCGCGCCCGGCTGCTGGGCAGCGGCATCGACGTCCCCGAGGAGGCGATCTGGACCTCGGCGCTGGCCACCGCGCAGTTCCTCGCCGACCAGCGTCCGCACGGCACGGCGTACGTCGTGGGCGAGGCGGGACTGACCACCGCGCTGCACGACATCGGCTACGTGATGACCGACCGGGACCCCGACTACGTGGTGCTGGGGGAGACCCGGACCTACTCCTTCGAGGCCATCACCAGGGCGATCCGGCTGATCGAGGGCGGGGCCAGGTTCATCGCGACCAACCCCGACCCCAGCGGCCCGAGTATCCAGGGCACCCTGCCGGCGACCGGCTCGGTCGCGGCGCTGATCTCGACCGCGACCGGACGCCAGCCGTACTTCGTCGGCAAGCCCAACGCGCTGATGATGCGCAGCGCGCTGAACCGGCTCGAGGCGCACTCCGAGACGACCGTCATGGTCGGTGACCGGATGGACACCGACATCATCAGCGGGCTGGAGGCCGGGCTGCGCACGGTGCTGGTGACCACCGGCTCGACCCGCCCGGACCAGGTGGAGACGTTCCCCTACCGCCCCACCCGCGTCGTGGACTCGGTCGCGGACCTGGTCGAGGTCGTGCAGCAGCGCTCCTGA
- a CDS encoding helix-turn-helix transcriptional regulator codes for MTMTSANPGPEPRRTPVGLFADQYLVGQAVRTALATRGFPVANYRWPTGPRQLREAAAHLVQIEAVVGVLLCDLDRPERLAEVADMVETADSVRWLLLTNAPESPRWGAALTHGVLAVMPTSTGLDDLVVAVSSAAAGGTVMDETVRRRLVREWREVEEDERRLVARMDSLTARELNVLSLLYDGRSVRGIAEMAGVSEATVRSQVKAVLRKLEVNSQLAAVAAYRRAKDVARTHRPARNH; via the coding sequence ATGACCATGACCTCCGCGAACCCGGGACCTGAGCCGCGGCGGACACCGGTCGGACTCTTCGCCGACCAGTACCTGGTGGGGCAGGCCGTCCGCACCGCGCTCGCCACCCGGGGCTTCCCGGTGGCCAACTACCGGTGGCCGACCGGTCCCCGCCAGCTGCGCGAGGCCGCCGCCCACCTGGTGCAGATCGAGGCAGTCGTCGGGGTGCTGCTGTGCGACCTCGACCGGCCCGAGCGGCTCGCCGAGGTCGCGGACATGGTCGAGACCGCCGACTCGGTCCGGTGGCTGCTGCTCACCAACGCCCCCGAGAGCCCCCGCTGGGGAGCGGCGCTGACCCACGGCGTGCTCGCGGTGATGCCGACCTCGACCGGGCTGGACGACCTGGTGGTCGCGGTCTCGTCGGCGGCGGCCGGCGGCACGGTGATGGACGAGACCGTCCGCCGCCGGCTAGTGCGGGAGTGGCGCGAGGTCGAGGAGGACGAACGCCGGCTCGTCGCCCGCATGGACTCCCTGACCGCCCGCGAGCTCAACGTGCTCTCCCTGCTCTACGACGGCCGCTCGGTCCGCGGCATCGCGGAGATGGCGGGGGTCTCCGAGGCCACCGTGCGCAGCCAGGTCAAGGCCGTGCTGCGCAAGCTCGAGGTCAACTCCCAGCTGGCCGCGGTCGCGGCGTACCGCCGCGCCAAGGACGTCGCCCGCACCCACCGCCCCGCCCGCAACCACTGA
- a CDS encoding ATP-binding protein — MALPITGGWSWRGSILMFAVLLHPYLLVLALPSTGAERLHTADEMSRLLATNGILAAAVILKYEWRLTRRASTGWLAMALGFQAAQTIPFALLSLQAPAAGRFDSVVGTAQVPATVVVLALVAMAARGTWIPVRNPLTTGLLLGGAVAAARLVLFRAGLDPSLALDGPARVVDAVLVALVVVATIVVLSRSHLLPGWARLRFGAFLGCLVASRLLATGSPSQLRSALSVLVLVAGVAALLGAAAVMLRQGIRDNVRQLATLAHRAAAAEVNVRDGRERMHELHATVAGIAQASRLLLHGGGPSGGQRRRLEALLDSEMARLERMLSRRGRQPVGAVCLDELLRPLVETQLTLGADIDLEPTPLRVLGRADDLAEVVHILLSNAARHAPGAPVTVRASRTTDGRTEVRVADQGPGVPASLRASLFTWGGRRAGSPGQGIGLQLAKRLMLEQAGNLTLEDRGRPGGATFVLTIPSCPPGTP, encoded by the coding sequence GTGGCGCTGCCGATCACCGGCGGGTGGTCCTGGCGCGGATCCATCCTGATGTTCGCGGTGCTGCTGCACCCCTACCTGCTCGTGCTCGCGCTGCCCTCGACGGGGGCGGAGCGGCTCCACACCGCCGACGAGATGAGTCGGCTGCTCGCGACCAACGGCATCCTGGCGGCGGCGGTGATCCTCAAGTACGAGTGGCGGCTCACCCGCCGTGCCAGCACCGGCTGGCTCGCGATGGCGCTCGGCTTCCAGGCCGCCCAGACGATCCCGTTCGCGCTGCTCTCGCTGCAGGCCCCGGCAGCCGGCCGGTTCGACTCCGTCGTGGGCACCGCCCAGGTCCCGGCCACCGTGGTCGTGCTCGCGCTGGTCGCGATGGCGGCGCGCGGCACCTGGATCCCGGTGCGCAATCCGCTCACCACCGGCCTCCTCCTCGGCGGCGCCGTGGCGGCCGCGCGGCTGGTGCTCTTCCGCGCCGGCCTCGACCCGAGCCTGGCCCTCGACGGCCCGGCCCGCGTGGTCGACGCCGTCCTGGTGGCCCTGGTCGTGGTCGCGACGATCGTGGTGCTCTCCCGCTCCCACCTGCTGCCGGGCTGGGCCCGCCTGCGGTTCGGGGCGTTCCTCGGCTGCCTGGTGGCCAGCCGCCTGCTGGCGACCGGGTCCCCGTCCCAGCTGCGCTCCGCGCTGTCGGTGCTGGTGCTGGTCGCCGGTGTCGCGGCGCTGCTCGGGGCCGCCGCGGTGATGCTGCGTCAGGGCATCCGCGACAACGTCCGCCAGCTGGCCACGCTGGCCCACCGGGCCGCGGCGGCGGAGGTCAACGTCCGGGACGGCCGCGAGCGGATGCACGAGCTGCACGCCACCGTGGCCGGCATCGCCCAGGCCTCCCGGCTGCTCCTGCACGGCGGCGGCCCGTCCGGCGGACAGCGGCGCCGCCTCGAGGCGCTGCTCGACTCCGAGATGGCCCGCCTCGAGCGGATGCTGAGCCGGCGGGGGCGGCAACCGGTCGGCGCGGTGTGCCTGGACGAGCTGCTCCGGCCCCTGGTCGAGACGCAGCTGACGCTGGGCGCCGACATCGACCTCGAGCCGACCCCGCTGCGGGTGCTCGGCCGGGCCGACGACCTGGCCGAGGTCGTGCACATCCTGCTCAGCAACGCGGCCCGGCACGCTCCGGGCGCGCCGGTCACGGTGCGCGCCAGCCGGACGACCGACGGCCGGACCGAGGTCCGGGTGGCCGACCAGGGGCCGGGGGTCCCGGCCTCGCTGCGCGCCTCGCTGTTCACCTGGGGGGGTCGCCGCGCCGGATCGCCCGGGCAGGGCATCGGCCTGCAGCTGGCGAAGCGGCTGATGCTGGAACAGGCGGGGAACCTGACGCTCGAGGACCGCGGTCGCCCGGGGGGCGCGACCTTCGTTCTCACCATCCCGAGCTGCCCTCCGGGGACGCCATGA